The following proteins are co-located in the Leptospira weilii genome:
- a CDS encoding DUF5131 family protein gives MNHTKIEWTDLTWNPTTGCTKISSGCKNCYAESLTKRFEKMWGKFSEIKLHPNRLDFPRTVKGKRIFVDSMSDLFHKDIPFDFIDQVHSVIGECPENIFQILTKRIERAKEYYDSRKNFTLENVWLGTSIESQNVVEDRLRHLIQIPTKVRFLSCEPLLEEVDVSIYLNAWGYIDCFPIDWVIVGGESGPGARPVQAEWIRSIRDQCNIARVQFFFKQWGGRNKKESGRELDGREWNEFPKGIVR, from the coding sequence ATGAATCATACAAAGATTGAATGGACTGATTTGACTTGGAACCCAACAACTGGTTGCACGAAAATATCAAGTGGCTGTAAAAATTGCTATGCTGAATCTCTTACAAAACGTTTTGAAAAAATGTGGGGAAAGTTTTCGGAAATAAAATTGCATCCGAACCGGTTGGATTTTCCACGTACGGTAAAAGGAAAACGAATATTCGTAGATTCGATGTCTGATCTCTTTCATAAAGACATTCCGTTCGATTTTATCGATCAAGTTCATTCGGTCATTGGGGAATGTCCTGAAAATATATTTCAAATCCTTACCAAAAGAATCGAGAGAGCGAAAGAATACTATGATTCCAGGAAAAATTTCACATTAGAAAACGTTTGGCTTGGAACTTCGATAGAAAGTCAAAACGTAGTTGAAGATAGGCTTCGTCATCTTATACAGATTCCGACTAAAGTTCGATTTCTTTCCTGCGAACCATTACTCGAAGAAGTTGATGTTTCAATTTATTTGAACGCTTGGGGTTATATCGATTGTTTCCCAATAGATTGGGTTATTGTAGGCGGTGAATCCGGTCCGGGAGCGCGACCGGTTCAAGCGGAATGGATTCGTTCGATTCGCGATCAGTGCAATATCGCGAGAGTTCAATTTTTCTTTAAACAATGGGGTGGAAGAAATAAGAAAGAATCCGGACGAGAGTTAGACGGAAGAGAATGGAATGAATTCCCGAAGGGGATAGTAAGATGA
- a CDS encoding phage protein GemA/Gp16 family protein, which yields MSSLFQIWTLKSKADISEENFRNLVESISGERSTKNLSKVHLEKIVTAIYKLHPELKKKNVADRRTPIKYSSVPKNNSKFKSIITPDQNELIKNLVTALNLSGNYENLSTNSLPVKMFKKSLNELSRHEAQSVTEALKGMLIRSNQELFDKFLKDMTRSESVLRIMRLILVKGTGV from the coding sequence ATGAGTAGTCTTTTCCAAATTTGGACTTTAAAATCTAAAGCCGATATTTCAGAAGAGAATTTCCGTAATCTTGTAGAATCCATTTCCGGAGAAAGATCAACAAAAAATCTTTCTAAAGTTCACTTAGAAAAAATCGTGACCGCAATTTACAAATTACATCCTGAATTGAAAAAGAAAAATGTCGCTGATCGCCGCACTCCAATTAAATATTCGTCCGTTCCGAAAAACAATTCTAAATTCAAATCAATAATAACACCAGATCAAAACGAGTTGATTAAAAATCTTGTAACAGCTCTCAATTTATCAGGAAATTATGAGAATCTTTCGACAAATTCTCTTCCAGTTAAAATGTTTAAGAAATCGTTAAACGAACTTTCCAGACATGAAGCTCAGTCTGTAACTGAAGCACTCAAGGGAATGTTGATTCGCTCGAATCAAGAACTGTTTGATAAATTCCTGAAAGATATGACGCGCTCTGAAAGCGTTCTCCGGATAATGCGTTTGATTTTGGTTAAAGGAACGGGTGTTTAG
- a CDS encoding NUDIX hydrolase — MRFDFQSLKNRLAVPQKIFTGIPTPPIGEEKSKASSVILPIYEKENLAQGLILQKRNFNLKAHPGQISFPGGAYSKTDKNLLNTALREWEEEMGEPSSVLEVLGEYDGLFTHTGFHISPFIARYNGSFLFNTNAAEVERSILLDLNRLETAPFYSIRIRRSGAKEIEIYYFDLEEELLWGITGRIIVNFLRDYANFEREPILAEPNLSSPPFFDPTRKFFQKN; from the coding sequence ATGAGATTTGATTTTCAGTCGCTCAAAAATCGACTTGCAGTTCCTCAGAAAATTTTTACCGGAATTCCGACTCCGCCGATCGGAGAAGAAAAGTCCAAGGCTTCATCCGTTATTCTTCCTATTTATGAAAAGGAAAATTTGGCACAGGGCTTGATTCTACAAAAAAGAAATTTCAATCTAAAAGCACACCCTGGACAAATTTCCTTTCCCGGAGGAGCTTATTCCAAAACGGATAAAAATCTTTTGAACACAGCTCTAAGAGAATGGGAAGAAGAAATGGGAGAACCCAGTTCCGTTCTGGAAGTTTTAGGGGAATATGACGGACTTTTCACTCATACCGGATTTCATATTTCTCCCTTCATTGCGCGTTACAACGGTTCGTTTCTGTTCAACACAAATGCGGCAGAAGTAGAACGTTCTATCCTCTTGGATCTCAATCGTCTGGAAACGGCTCCGTTTTATTCCATTCGAATTCGGAGATCGGGTGCGAAAGAAATTGAAATTTATTATTTCGACCTCGAAGAAGAATTACTTTGGGGAATTACCGGAAGAATCATCGTAAACTTTCTGAGAGACTACGCAAACTTTGAAAGAGAGCCTATTTTAGCGGAACCTAATTTAAGTAGCCCTCCTTTTTTCGATCCCACTCGTAAATTTTTCCAAAAAAATTAA
- a CDS encoding ribonuclease D, translating to MQINSDYIVVDTIRSLQLVLITLSQADSISIDTESSGYYTYFSKVCLIQISAKGKNYIIDPLKLQNLDGLGNLFEDKKILKIFHSAIDDIKALKKDFGFKFQNIADTGFSSRLLDHEQYSLTYLVDYYHKIKLSKKEQKSNWEKRPLEKSQLQYAALDTVYLETIWEKMKEELTKRNLYEEALSEFEKIACEEPGTEGNSISMDKFPEILEYSADERRFIYDTLVFRDDKSRKLNKAPFRVFNNEKVILLVKSRRDIAKLTEIVGKKDAESLFQIYANPSGPPIQKSELFKKPGENLTNEEGERFKRLRIWRETIMSIRRMSHQMMPSNKMIAELAQRNPKTLDELREMNLFSEWKVIHYGPSILAALENVPYESNIKGLIPINKKFE from the coding sequence ATGCAAATAAATTCCGATTACATAGTCGTAGATACAATTCGAAGCCTCCAACTCGTTCTCATCACCTTGAGTCAGGCCGATTCCATCTCCATCGATACGGAGTCCTCTGGCTATTATACCTATTTCTCAAAGGTCTGTCTGATCCAAATTTCGGCTAAGGGAAAAAATTACATCATCGATCCTTTGAAGTTACAAAATTTAGATGGACTTGGAAATTTATTTGAAGATAAAAAAATTCTAAAAATCTTTCATTCCGCCATTGATGATATTAAAGCGCTTAAAAAAGACTTCGGTTTTAAATTTCAAAACATCGCAGATACCGGATTCAGTTCCCGCCTTTTAGATCACGAACAATATTCTTTAACTTATCTTGTGGATTATTACCATAAGATCAAACTTTCTAAGAAGGAACAGAAATCTAACTGGGAAAAGAGGCCTCTCGAAAAAAGCCAACTTCAATACGCCGCTTTGGATACGGTTTATCTGGAAACGATTTGGGAAAAGATGAAGGAAGAACTTACCAAAAGAAATCTTTATGAGGAAGCGCTTTCCGAGTTTGAAAAGATCGCATGCGAAGAACCGGGCACAGAAGGAAATTCCATCTCGATGGATAAGTTCCCCGAGATTTTGGAATATAGCGCCGATGAAAGAAGATTTATCTACGACACTTTGGTTTTTAGGGACGATAAATCTAGAAAATTAAACAAAGCCCCCTTTCGAGTGTTCAACAACGAAAAAGTGATTCTTCTCGTAAAGTCGAGAAGAGATATAGCAAAGTTAACCGAAATTGTCGGTAAAAAAGATGCGGAAAGTTTATTTCAGATTTATGCGAATCCAAGCGGACCCCCGATTCAAAAATCTGAGCTTTTTAAAAAACCGGGCGAGAACTTGACGAACGAAGAAGGCGAGCGTTTCAAGCGTCTGAGAATTTGGAGAGAAACGATCATGTCTATCAGAAGAATGAGCCATCAGATGATGCCTTCGAACAAAATGATCGCGGAGTTAGCCCAAAGGAATCCGAAAACTTTAGACGAATTGAGAGAGATGAATCTTTTTTCAGAGTGGAAAGTGATTCACTACGGTCCATCTATTTTGGCCGCATTAGAAAATGTACCTTACGAATCGAATATCAAGGGACTCATTCCGATTAATAAAAAATTCGAATAA
- the purF gene encoding amidophosphoribosyltransferase, whose protein sequence is MSRIPDKSRVRRQAQDDKPKDECAIFGIFNSSEASNFTYLGLYSMQHRGQESSGIVSSDGEHLYRYAGMGLVASIFTEAKLKELQGTSAIGHNRYSTTGASFLRNAQPLRVESHLGAVSLAHNGNLVNSWEVRRQLEKEGSIFQTTIDSEVIVHLMARSGETDFLSALSSALKKVRGAYSLVILTKTQLIAVRDPNGFRPLVMGRREDGSIVFASETCAFDITDTKYERDVEPGEMVVVDKNGVNSYYPFPKATPSLCIFEYIYFARPDSSIFGESVYKVRKNLGRFLARELPVEADVVIPVPDSANIAALGYAEESGISYQSGLIRSHYIGRTFIEPDQKIRDFGAKIKYNVVRNVVEGKRVIVVDDSIMRGTTSRKIIKMIRSAGAKEIHLRVSAPPTISPCYYGIDIPTHNELIAATHTIEEIRKYLRVDSIAYLSVESMNRAVMDHKGGGFCNACFTAQYPVEFQSELGNQKSLFKEYQVEERAVP, encoded by the coding sequence ATGAGTCGAATTCCCGATAAATCCAGAGTAAGAAGACAAGCCCAGGATGACAAACCAAAAGATGAATGTGCGATTTTTGGTATATTTAATTCATCGGAAGCCTCTAATTTCACATATTTAGGTCTTTACTCGATGCAACATCGGGGTCAGGAATCCAGTGGAATCGTTTCCTCAGACGGAGAACATCTCTATCGATACGCAGGTATGGGTCTGGTGGCTAGTATCTTTACAGAAGCTAAACTCAAGGAACTTCAGGGTACTTCTGCCATTGGGCATAATCGATATTCTACTACCGGAGCGAGTTTTTTAAGAAATGCTCAGCCTCTTCGAGTCGAATCTCATCTTGGAGCCGTTTCTCTCGCTCACAATGGAAATTTGGTCAACTCTTGGGAGGTCAGAAGGCAGCTTGAGAAGGAAGGAAGCATCTTTCAGACTACGATTGATTCGGAAGTGATCGTTCACCTGATGGCTCGTTCCGGAGAAACCGATTTTCTCTCGGCGCTTTCTTCGGCTCTTAAAAAAGTGAGGGGCGCGTATTCTCTTGTGATTCTGACGAAAACCCAATTAATCGCAGTGCGGGATCCGAACGGTTTTCGTCCGTTGGTGATGGGTCGTCGAGAAGACGGGTCTATCGTTTTTGCTTCCGAAACCTGTGCTTTCGATATTACGGACACAAAGTATGAAAGAGACGTTGAGCCGGGCGAGATGGTTGTAGTCGATAAGAACGGAGTCAATTCTTACTACCCGTTTCCGAAAGCGACTCCAAGTCTTTGTATTTTTGAATATATTTATTTTGCAAGACCCGATTCCAGTATCTTTGGGGAATCTGTTTATAAGGTTCGGAAGAATTTAGGAAGATTTTTAGCCCGAGAATTGCCGGTCGAAGCGGATGTTGTGATTCCGGTTCCGGATTCTGCGAACATCGCGGCCTTGGGTTATGCGGAAGAATCCGGAATTTCTTATCAGTCCGGTTTGATCCGTTCTCATTATATCGGTAGGACTTTTATTGAACCCGATCAGAAAATTCGGGATTTCGGAGCCAAGATCAAATACAATGTGGTTCGAAACGTGGTCGAAGGAAAAAGAGTTATCGTAGTAGATGATTCCATTATGAGGGGAACTACGAGCCGAAAGATCATTAAGATGATCCGAAGCGCGGGCGCTAAGGAAATCCATCTCAGAGTTTCCGCGCCCCCTACCATCTCGCCTTGTTATTATGGAATCGATATTCCCACGCACAACGAGCTAATCGCCGCGACTCACACGATCGAAGAAATTAGAAAGTATCTGAGGGTGGATAGTATCGCTTATCTTTCGGTCGAATCTATGAATCGTGCGGTAATGGATCATAAAGGCGGTGGATTTTGCAACGCTTGTTTTACGGCTCAATATCCCGTGGAGTTTCAGAGCGAATTAGGAAATCAGAAAAGCCTTTTTAAAGAATATCAAGTGGAGGAAAGAGCCGTTCCTTAA
- a CDS encoding LIC13259/LIC11441 family protein produces MQKILILLISILIFLFSCKKAPPVITESEKDILQQILIENESIHSFLMKEEGKIPDTSKLISRIKELISLNGGLKSSAEKMENFLQNKDTKDIEKFFQAYSSFSENLADSLKLAGGAGVFNRFYCPMVNKTWVSYGTKIQNPYAPEMRDCGDLVR; encoded by the coding sequence ATGCAGAAAATTCTAATCCTACTAATCAGTATTCTCATCTTTTTATTCTCTTGTAAAAAAGCTCCTCCCGTTATAACGGAATCTGAAAAAGATATCTTACAACAAATTCTCATAGAAAACGAATCCATTCATAGTTTTTTAATGAAAGAGGAAGGTAAAATTCCCGACACGAGCAAATTGATCTCTCGTATAAAAGAACTCATTTCCTTAAACGGAGGACTTAAAAGTTCGGCCGAAAAGATGGAAAATTTTCTACAAAATAAAGACACGAAAGACATTGAAAAATTCTTTCAAGCCTATTCTTCTTTCTCTGAAAACCTCGCAGATAGTCTAAAACTTGCAGGCGGAGCCGGAGTTTTTAATCGATTCTATTGCCCGATGGTAAATAAAACCTGGGTGAGCTATGGAACCAAAATTCAAAATCCTTACGCTCCCGAAATGAGAGATTGCGGGGATTTAGTCCGGTAA
- a CDS encoding (2Fe-2S) ferredoxin domain-containing protein produces the protein MPNFYTKHVFVCENVRAEGERVSCGRSGSIQLLASLKKKMKDLSIEGKVRIQRAGCLDRCEIGPVQVSYPEGRWFSLKTEEDVDIFLKYYIQSEQMEKIEHLIIKENQ, from the coding sequence ATGCCGAACTTTTATACCAAACACGTTTTTGTGTGTGAGAATGTGAGAGCTGAAGGGGAGAGGGTTTCTTGCGGTCGTTCCGGTTCGATTCAGTTATTGGCTTCCCTCAAGAAAAAAATGAAGGATCTTTCGATAGAAGGAAAAGTGAGAATTCAAAGAGCCGGTTGTCTGGATCGATGTGAGATAGGCCCCGTTCAGGTGAGTTATCCGGAAGGAAGGTGGTTCTCTTTAAAAACTGAGGAAGACGTAGATATATTCTTAAAATATTATATACAATCTGAACAAATGGAAAAGATAGAACATTTGATCATAAAGGAAAACCAATGA
- a CDS encoding zinc-binding dehydrogenase: protein MNLPKTYKALELREYGENKNRLAIVDKTIRPLKKGEVLIRMHSAPINPSDLMFLRGLYGIKKKLPVVPGFEGSGNVVASGGGFYASYLKGKNVACTAGRGDGVYAEYMITDAFACFPIGKDLSLEQGACLYVNPITAIALVERAQKIGAKALVQTAAASALGKMVVGIATRKGLKVINIVRKSEQEEALKAVGAEYILNSEASNFERQLRILSKELNATVCLDAVAGELTSGVLSAMPYGSRAIVYGGLSEKEIPVHAGMMIFQDKKLEGFWLSTWAPQQTPYRIWKLSRQLKSLAKKELKTDISARFPLEKAVEAIDYYSTNMTKGKVLIQTLFTEGN, encoded by the coding sequence ATGAATCTCCCGAAAACGTACAAAGCACTAGAACTCAGAGAATACGGCGAAAATAAGAACAGGTTAGCAATTGTTGATAAAACGATTCGCCCGTTGAAAAAAGGAGAGGTATTGATTCGTATGCATTCCGCTCCGATCAATCCTTCCGACTTAATGTTTTTGAGAGGTCTTTACGGAATTAAAAAGAAACTTCCGGTTGTTCCGGGCTTTGAAGGAAGTGGAAACGTTGTCGCTTCCGGCGGCGGTTTTTACGCCTCTTATTTAAAAGGAAAGAATGTGGCGTGCACCGCTGGTAGAGGAGACGGAGTTTACGCGGAATATATGATTACAGATGCTTTCGCTTGTTTTCCGATCGGAAAGGATCTTTCATTAGAGCAGGGAGCCTGTCTTTATGTGAATCCGATTACGGCAATCGCATTGGTAGAGCGAGCGCAAAAGATAGGAGCTAAAGCTTTGGTTCAAACAGCCGCCGCGAGCGCTTTGGGAAAAATGGTCGTGGGGATTGCGACTCGCAAAGGCTTAAAGGTGATCAATATCGTTCGAAAGTCCGAGCAGGAGGAGGCTTTGAAAGCGGTCGGGGCAGAATATATTTTGAATTCGGAAGCTTCGAACTTCGAAAGACAACTTCGAATTCTCTCCAAAGAACTGAATGCCACAGTCTGTTTGGATGCAGTTGCGGGAGAATTGACTTCCGGAGTTTTGTCAGCGATGCCTTACGGAAGTCGTGCGATTGTCTATGGGGGACTTTCGGAAAAAGAAATCCCAGTACATGCAGGAATGATGATATTCCAGGATAAGAAGTTGGAGGGATTTTGGCTTTCCACTTGGGCTCCGCAACAAACTCCGTATAGAATCTGGAAACTTTCAAGACAATTAAAATCCTTGGCTAAAAAGGAATTGAAAACGGATATCTCCGCAAGATTTCCTTTGGAAAAAGCGGTCGAGGCGATTGATTATTACTCTACCAATATGACCAAAGGAAAGGTTTTGATTCAGACTTTATTTACGGAAGGTAATTGA
- a CDS encoding LEA type 2 family protein, translating into MRNIDSKLRIGLILLCGVSIFYSCSALKDNYKALQKCGFQVLSLETLKAELISFPPVPKIIFLAKVEVANPNETEVILHKFDLSFFILDDAEKESVFARVQSEEKITVPALQKKTVDLQVETLFEKKMDRNLLQIALGILQAALSGKELNFSIRGSFEYETIFGSVQIPVNEKIPLKTRRGDLGI; encoded by the coding sequence TTGAGGAATATAGATTCTAAACTTCGAATCGGATTGATTCTTTTGTGCGGAGTTTCGATTTTTTATTCCTGTTCCGCTTTGAAGGACAATTACAAGGCCCTTCAGAAATGCGGATTTCAGGTTTTGTCTTTAGAAACTTTAAAGGCGGAATTGATTTCTTTTCCGCCAGTCCCGAAAATTATTTTTTTAGCAAAAGTTGAAGTCGCAAATCCGAACGAAACCGAGGTGATTCTTCATAAGTTCGATCTTTCCTTTTTTATTTTGGACGATGCCGAAAAGGAATCCGTATTTGCGAGAGTGCAATCCGAAGAGAAAATAACCGTTCCCGCTCTACAAAAGAAAACGGTGGATCTTCAAGTGGAAACCCTTTTTGAAAAGAAAATGGATCGTAATCTTTTACAAATCGCTTTAGGAATTTTACAGGCGGCGTTGTCGGGAAAGGAACTCAATTTTTCGATTCGAGGAAGTTTCGAATACGAAACGATTTTCGGTTCTGTTCAGATCCCGGTGAACGAAAAGATTCCTTTGAAAACGAGGAGAGGCGATTTGGGAATTTGA
- a CDS encoding LIC13255 family lipoprotein — MKRMIQKFRFIILILSLSLSVGCYQKNTDEDFYTFEEANTKLISVYESKDVICNTNRRLTAFVPGRSRKKEIDLCVNAVLAVSCQSWASVSTDATPTTCKSIEFRY, encoded by the coding sequence ATGAAACGTATGATACAAAAATTCCGATTCATAATTCTCATTTTATCTTTGTCTCTGAGTGTAGGATGCTATCAGAAAAATACGGATGAAGATTTTTATACGTTTGAAGAAGCGAATACGAAATTGATCTCTGTGTACGAATCGAAAGACGTGATTTGTAACACGAATCGGAGACTCACCGCGTTTGTTCCAGGGCGTTCTCGAAAAAAAGAAATCGATCTTTGTGTGAACGCGGTCCTTGCGGTAAGTTGTCAGTCTTGGGCTTCCGTTTCCACGGATGCCACTCCGACGACTTGTAAGTCGATTGAGTTTCGATATTAA
- a CDS encoding esterase/lipase family protein: MRIIFYAVTLFYSINVFSKDNNAERNYKPNECVVLIHGFLRSSSQLKKIGDYFLKYGYSVHYVDYISRVNQIVKISDTYVLPIVRLNCGNYDKIHFVTHSAGGVIVRYFLGKHHLKNLGRVVMLAPPNRGSEVADLLSQFSFVNYLLGPMLKELGTDKISFVNSLGLPNFEYGVIMGNSTLDPISSLIIPGDDDGRVSVDKSKLANMKDFLLVNKTHTFLMDATEVQEASLNFIRTGKFLKSE; encoded by the coding sequence ATGAGAATCATTTTTTACGCAGTAACACTATTCTACTCGATAAACGTTTTTAGTAAGGACAACAATGCCGAACGCAATTATAAACCAAATGAATGTGTCGTATTGATTCATGGATTTTTAAGATCATCGTCTCAGTTGAAGAAAATAGGGGATTATTTTTTAAAATACGGTTATTCAGTTCATTATGTTGACTACATTTCTCGGGTAAATCAGATTGTGAAAATTTCAGATACTTATGTTTTGCCGATCGTCCGATTGAATTGTGGTAATTATGATAAAATTCATTTTGTCACTCATTCGGCCGGTGGAGTGATCGTTAGATATTTTTTGGGAAAACACCATTTAAAAAATCTCGGAAGAGTAGTAATGTTAGCCCCTCCTAATAGAGGTAGCGAGGTTGCGGATTTACTTTCACAATTCTCATTCGTTAACTATTTACTAGGTCCAATGTTAAAAGAGCTAGGAACCGATAAAATAAGCTTTGTAAATTCTCTTGGACTTCCGAATTTTGAATATGGCGTGATCATGGGAAACTCAACGTTAGATCCGATTTCTTCCCTGATCATACCAGGCGATGACGACGGTAGGGTCTCGGTTGATAAGAGTAAGTTGGCAAATATGAAGGACTTTCTGTTAGTGAATAAAACGCATACTTTTCTAATGGATGCTACGGAAGTACAAGAAGCCTCCTTAAATTTTATTCGGACAGGTAAGTTTTTAAAATCCGAGTAA
- a CDS encoding 4Fe-4S dicluster domain-containing protein, producing the protein MNRKDFFKKGFAKIFDFAQENAADLVSGFQEIASKETPTRQPAPKKTKSKNIKKKTEFLLPQPIKPNRKRKIGNVQAPPGALSETEFLEKCTGCGNCIYACPYSVLFPVFDETTEKHIPRMDVNLNACMLCKDWPCINACKDEALIPSASNPKFGQAKRFFEFCTNSKTGELTCSNCKDSCPVEGVVNFKGNKPSFSKNCTGCGQCVSACPTFPKAIRVEQGKAN; encoded by the coding sequence TTGAATCGAAAAGATTTTTTTAAAAAAGGTTTTGCGAAGATATTCGACTTCGCTCAGGAAAATGCAGCAGATCTCGTTTCCGGTTTTCAAGAAATCGCTTCGAAAGAAACTCCCACTCGTCAACCCGCTCCTAAAAAAACAAAGTCAAAAAATATCAAAAAAAAAACAGAGTTTCTTCTTCCTCAACCAATCAAACCGAATAGAAAAAGAAAGATTGGAAACGTCCAAGCTCCCCCGGGCGCGTTATCCGAAACCGAATTTCTCGAAAAATGCACTGGTTGCGGAAATTGTATCTACGCTTGTCCCTACAGCGTTTTATTTCCGGTTTTCGACGAAACCACGGAAAAACATATTCCTCGAATGGACGTCAATCTCAACGCTTGTATGCTTTGTAAAGATTGGCCTTGCATCAACGCGTGTAAGGACGAAGCGTTGATCCCCTCCGCATCGAACCCTAAATTCGGTCAAGCAAAAAGATTTTTCGAGTTTTGTACCAACTCTAAAACCGGAGAACTCACTTGTTCCAATTGTAAGGACAGTTGTCCCGTGGAAGGAGTGGTTAACTTTAAAGGAAATAAACCTTCTTTCTCAAAAAACTGCACAGGTTGCGGTCAGTGTGTTAGCGCTTGTCCTACGTTTCCGAAAGCGATTCGAGTCGAACAAGGTAAAGCAAATTAA
- the murA gene encoding UDP-N-acetylglucosamine 1-carboxyvinyltransferase, which yields MRSSYFKIIGKTPLHGTVIPQGNKNEALPLLGAVCMVSGTVRISNIPVISDVLMLMEVLRHLGMEITEKEPGTYIFKHDGNLKNQLPEELCSRIRGAVTLAGPILAITGRVFLPKPGGDKIGRRRLDTHLLALQALGANIEVFPDGYEIKADRLKGADILMDEASVTGTENAVMAAVLAEGITILRHAASEPHVQRLCHFLNSAGAKISGIGSNILTIEGVTSLKPPAKEHKIGSDYLEVGSFISLAAVTGGELMIRDVELEDIRMIRMVYSRLGIEVRPHENGILVPSDQKMEIIPDYHGATPKIDDSPWPGFPADMTSVALVTATQCKGTVLIHEKMFESRLFFVDNIIAMGAQIILCDPHRALVIGHSRLYGQKVASPDIRAGMAMIIAALCAEGTSYIHNIGQIDRGFENIDTRLRALGARIERVNAD from the coding sequence ATGAGATCTTCGTATTTCAAGATCATTGGAAAAACCCCTCTTCATGGAACAGTAATTCCACAGGGAAATAAAAATGAAGCCTTACCATTACTCGGCGCAGTTTGTATGGTTTCGGGAACCGTTCGTATTAGCAACATCCCGGTTATCTCAGACGTACTTATGCTCATGGAAGTTCTTCGTCACTTAGGTATGGAAATCACCGAAAAAGAACCCGGAACTTATATTTTCAAACATGACGGTAATCTAAAGAATCAACTCCCCGAAGAGCTTTGTTCCCGCATTCGTGGCGCCGTCACCTTAGCGGGTCCGATTCTTGCAATTACGGGAAGAGTTTTCTTACCGAAGCCTGGGGGAGATAAAATAGGAAGAAGAAGATTAGACACTCATCTTCTCGCATTACAAGCGTTAGGTGCCAATATAGAAGTTTTTCCGGACGGTTACGAAATCAAGGCCGATCGATTGAAGGGAGCGGATATTCTAATGGACGAGGCTTCCGTAACGGGAACGGAAAACGCGGTAATGGCTGCAGTCCTTGCGGAAGGAATTACGATTCTTCGACACGCGGCGAGCGAACCTCATGTGCAAAGACTTTGTCATTTTTTAAATTCAGCAGGAGCAAAAATTTCCGGAATCGGTTCGAACATCCTTACAATCGAAGGAGTAACCTCTTTAAAACCTCCCGCAAAAGAACACAAGATCGGATCAGATTATCTCGAAGTCGGCTCGTTTATCAGTTTGGCCGCTGTCACGGGCGGAGAACTGATGATTCGAGATGTGGAACTCGAAGACATTCGTATGATTCGAATGGTTTATTCCCGGCTTGGAATAGAGGTGCGCCCACATGAAAATGGAATCCTGGTTCCTTCCGATCAGAAGATGGAAATCATTCCGGATTATCACGGAGCTACGCCGAAGATAGACGATTCTCCCTGGCCGGGCTTCCCCGCGGATATGACCTCGGTTGCTCTTGTAACTGCAACTCAATGCAAAGGAACGGTTTTGATTCACGAGAAAATGTTTGAGTCAAGACTCTTTTTCGTAGATAATATCATCGCAATGGGAGCCCAAATCATTCTCTGCGATCCTCATAGAGCCCTTGTTATCGGACATTCTAGATTGTATGGACAAAAAGTGGCCAGTCCCGACATACGCGCCGGGATGGCGATGATCATCGCCGCTCTTTGCGCGGAAGGAACGAGTTACATCCATAACATAGGTCAGATTGATCGAGGTTTTGAAAACATAGACACACGTTTAAGAGCCTTAGGCGCAAGAATCGAAAGAGTAAATGCAGATTGA